One region of Micromonospora lupini genomic DNA includes:
- a CDS encoding TOPRIM nucleotidyl transferase/hydrolase domain-containing protein: MREPDRFRAAVRLWAAGGPDAATAAGVARELAAGLRAVVLVEGVSDQRAVEALAERRGRDLAAEGVCVVPLGGAMSVGRYLRLFGAHGLAVTVRGLCDEAEEGFFSRGLEQAGRGAGLTRSAMEVLGFHVCVTDLEDELIRALGSDGVERVVAEQGDLARLRVFQNQPAQRGRSVERQLRRFLGTMSGRKARYAGALVRALEPGAVPRPLDRLLAG; this comes from the coding sequence GTGCGAGAGCCGGACCGCTTCCGAGCCGCCGTACGCCTCTGGGCGGCCGGCGGTCCCGACGCGGCGACGGCCGCAGGCGTGGCCCGGGAACTGGCCGCCGGCCTGCGCGCCGTCGTGCTCGTCGAGGGGGTCAGCGACCAGCGTGCGGTGGAGGCGCTGGCGGAGCGACGGGGTCGCGACCTGGCCGCCGAGGGTGTGTGCGTGGTGCCGCTCGGAGGCGCGATGAGCGTTGGTCGGTACCTGCGGCTGTTCGGGGCGCACGGCCTTGCCGTGACCGTACGGGGGCTGTGTGACGAGGCCGAGGAGGGCTTCTTCAGTCGTGGCCTGGAGCAGGCGGGTCGCGGCGCCGGCCTGACCCGGTCGGCGATGGAGGTGCTCGGCTTCCACGTGTGCGTGACCGACCTGGAGGACGAGCTGATCCGCGCGCTCGGCAGCGACGGCGTCGAGCGGGTCGTCGCGGAGCAGGGGGACCTGGCCCGGTTGCGGGTCTTCCAGAACCAGCCCGCCCAACGTGGACGGTCGGTCGAGCGGCAACTGCGTCGTTTCCTGGGCACGATGAGTGGCCGCAAGGCCCGCTACGCGGGGGCCCTCGTACGCGCTCTCGAGCCCGGTGCCGTCCCCCGCCCGCTGGACCGGCTGCTCGCCGGCTGA
- a CDS encoding beta-galactosidase, with protein MQPHHSHRWLRWPSDPSRSRLAFGADYNPEQWPRHIWDADVRAMQVAGVNIVSLAIFSWARIQPQADVWDFAWLDDAMDLLHAHGIAVDLATATASPPPWLTTMHPEILPIDRDGRTIWPGARQHWRPTSPIFRLHALRLTRALAERYRDHPALTAWHVNNELGGDNAYDYSDDAATAFRHWLRRRYGTLEALNRAWATTFWSQQYSDWAQILPPRLATTHPNPTQQLDFKRFSSDALKDHLRAERSVLYEVTPNIPVTTNFMVMGWSKAINYADWAAEVDFIANDHYTTPGPQAHDELSFSANLTANLAGGRPWYLMEHSTSALNWQPINVAKAPGEMARDSLTHVAHGADAVCFFQWRQSAAGAEKYHSAMLPHAGVDSTIFRAVTDLGATLRDLAEVAGTTRRPAGAAIVFNWESWWTAEHDAHPSDRLRYRQEALDWYTAFLELGIRADVVPVDAPLHRYGLLVAPILHVVPGALAERLGSYVAGGGHLVTTYFSGIVDEHDHVWLDGYPGALRDLLGIRIDEFGPLPDEQSVELDNGTVGTLWTDRIDLTDPATEVLARYGQGGQTGRPAITRRAVGSGSAAYVSTRLRPAGLTVVLADLAKRAGIHSELPPSLRGRVELVVRGPYWFLINRTGQPLDISAVSGERIGAGAGVLEPRAVAVLRRAAVPDSAGK; from the coding sequence ATGCAGCCGCACCACAGTCACCGATGGCTGCGCTGGCCATCGGATCCGTCCCGGAGCCGCCTCGCGTTCGGCGCCGACTACAACCCCGAGCAGTGGCCACGCCACATCTGGGACGCGGACGTTCGGGCCATGCAGGTGGCCGGCGTCAATATCGTCTCCTTGGCGATCTTCTCCTGGGCGCGGATCCAGCCGCAGGCGGACGTGTGGGACTTCGCGTGGCTCGACGACGCCATGGACCTGCTGCACGCCCACGGCATCGCCGTCGACCTGGCCACAGCGACCGCATCCCCGCCGCCCTGGCTGACCACGATGCACCCGGAGATCCTGCCGATCGACCGAGACGGCCGCACCATCTGGCCCGGCGCCCGGCAGCACTGGCGGCCGACTTCGCCGATCTTCCGATTGCACGCGCTCCGCCTGACCCGCGCACTCGCCGAGCGGTACCGCGACCACCCGGCGCTGACCGCCTGGCATGTGAACAACGAACTGGGCGGCGACAACGCCTACGACTACTCCGACGACGCCGCGACCGCGTTCCGGCACTGGCTGCGCCGCCGATACGGCACCCTGGAGGCCCTCAACCGGGCCTGGGCGACCACGTTCTGGTCACAGCAGTACAGCGACTGGGCGCAGATCCTGCCACCACGGCTGGCGACCACGCACCCCAACCCGACGCAGCAACTGGACTTCAAGCGGTTCTCCTCCGATGCGCTCAAGGACCACCTGCGCGCCGAACGATCCGTGCTGTACGAAGTGACCCCGAACATTCCCGTCACCACCAACTTCATGGTCATGGGCTGGTCCAAGGCCATCAACTACGCCGACTGGGCCGCCGAGGTCGACTTCATCGCCAACGACCACTACACGACGCCGGGCCCGCAGGCGCACGACGAACTGTCGTTCTCCGCAAACCTCACCGCGAACCTGGCCGGCGGGCGGCCGTGGTACCTCATGGAGCACTCCACCAGCGCGCTCAACTGGCAGCCGATCAACGTCGCCAAAGCGCCTGGCGAGATGGCCCGTGACTCGCTCACGCACGTCGCCCACGGCGCTGACGCGGTCTGCTTCTTCCAATGGCGCCAGTCCGCGGCGGGCGCCGAGAAGTACCACTCGGCGATGCTGCCCCACGCCGGCGTCGACAGCACCATCTTCCGCGCCGTCACCGATCTCGGCGCCACGTTGCGCGATCTCGCCGAGGTGGCCGGCACGACGCGCCGGCCGGCCGGCGCGGCCATCGTCTTCAACTGGGAGTCCTGGTGGACGGCCGAACACGACGCACACCCCAGCGACCGGCTCCGCTACCGGCAGGAGGCCCTCGACTGGTACACCGCCTTTCTCGAACTCGGTATCCGCGCGGACGTGGTTCCCGTCGACGCGCCGCTGCATCGCTACGGTCTGCTCGTCGCCCCGATCCTGCATGTCGTGCCCGGCGCGCTCGCCGAACGGCTGGGCAGCTACGTCGCCGGTGGCGGCCACCTCGTCACCACCTACTTCTCCGGCATCGTCGACGAGCACGACCACGTCTGGCTGGACGGCTACCCGGGAGCCCTGCGCGATCTGCTCGGCATCAGGATCGACGAGTTCGGTCCCCTGCCCGACGAGCAGAGCGTCGAGCTCGACAACGGCACGGTGGGCACCCTGTGGACCGACCGCATCGACCTCACGGACCCCGCGACCGAGGTCCTGGCCCGGTACGGCCAGGGCGGCCAGACTGGCCGCCCGGCCATCACCCGTCGGGCCGTCGGGTCCGGATCCGCCGCCTACGTCTCCACCCGCCTACGGCCCGCCGGGCTCACCGTCGTCCTGGCCGACCTGGCGAAACGAGCCGGCATCCACAGCGAACTCCCGCCGAGCCTGCGCGGTCGGGTCGAACTGGTCGTACGCGGACCGTACTGGTTCCTGATCAACCGTACCGGGCAGCCCCTGGACATCTCCGCAGTCAGCGGCGAACGGATCGGCGCTGGGGCCGGCGTCCTGGAACCGCGCGCCGTGGCGGTCCTGCGTCGCGCCGCGGTCCCGGACTCGGCCGGTAAGTGA
- the dgoD gene encoding galactonate dehydratase, with product MKIDRVETFLVAPRWLFLKITTDDGVVGWGEPVVEGRAETVRAAIGELSDLLIGGDPMRIEDHWQVLTRGGFYRGGPVLSSAVAGIDQALWDIAGKVRGAPVHELLGGPVRDRVRMYGWAYGETAEHVAEAAATAIAAGYTAVKIAPPGAMAFLDTPAGLRSVVDLLAKVRDAIGPDNDVAIDLHGRASIAASRRLLPLLEPYVPLFVEEPLRPEYSSDIARIVTATALPIATGERLYTRREFKDVLDAGVAVVQPDLSHAGGISEVRRIAAVAEMYDAVLAPHCPLGPIALAACLQIDLAIPNFLIQEQALGIHYNNGQDGLNYLVDADVLRLRDGHVERLGAPGLGIDVDENAVREAAARGHRFRSPVWRGPDGAFTEW from the coding sequence ATGAAGATCGACCGTGTCGAGACCTTCCTCGTAGCGCCCCGCTGGCTCTTCTTGAAGATCACCACCGATGACGGTGTCGTCGGCTGGGGCGAACCGGTCGTGGAAGGCCGCGCCGAGACCGTCCGGGCCGCTATCGGTGAGCTGTCCGACCTGCTCATCGGCGGTGATCCGATGCGCATCGAAGACCACTGGCAGGTCCTCACCCGCGGTGGCTTCTACCGCGGCGGCCCGGTGCTGTCCAGCGCCGTCGCCGGCATCGACCAGGCGCTGTGGGACATCGCCGGAAAGGTCCGCGGGGCGCCGGTCCACGAACTGCTCGGCGGGCCGGTACGCGACCGCGTCCGGATGTACGGCTGGGCGTACGGCGAGACCGCCGAACACGTCGCCGAAGCCGCCGCGACGGCGATCGCAGCCGGATACACAGCCGTCAAGATCGCACCTCCGGGCGCGATGGCGTTCCTGGACACCCCCGCCGGCCTGAGATCCGTCGTCGATCTCCTGGCCAAGGTCCGCGATGCGATCGGCCCCGACAACGACGTGGCGATCGACCTGCACGGCCGGGCCTCGATCGCCGCCAGCCGTCGCCTCCTGCCACTGCTGGAGCCGTACGTGCCGCTGTTCGTCGAGGAGCCGCTGCGGCCGGAGTACTCAAGCGACATCGCCCGGATCGTCACGGCGACCGCACTGCCGATAGCCACCGGCGAGCGGCTCTACACCCGGCGCGAGTTCAAGGACGTCCTGGACGCCGGCGTGGCAGTCGTCCAACCCGACCTCTCGCATGCCGGAGGCATCTCCGAGGTCCGGCGCATCGCCGCGGTCGCCGAGATGTACGACGCCGTCCTGGCCCCGCACTGCCCGCTCGGCCCCATCGCCCTGGCCGCATGCCTGCAGATCGACCTGGCCATACCCAACTTCCTCATCCAGGAACAGGCCCTCGGCATCCACTACAACAACGGCCAGGACGGCCTGAACTATCTCGTCGACGCCGACGTCCTGCGGTTGCGCGACGGGCACGTGGAGCGACTCGGCGCACCCGGCCTCGGCATCGACGTCGACGAGAACGCGGTGCGCGAAGCGGCGGCACGAGGCCACCGGTTCCGATCCCCCGTCTGGCGCGGTCCGGACGGCGCCTTCACCGAGTGGTGA
- a CDS encoding enolase C-terminal domain-like protein — protein sequence MPLNPMPETQAPWPGRDRLRITGVRSIVTAPEGVPLVVVRVDTNDPGLYGLGCATFTQRFHAVAATVDRHVAPLLVGRHPADIEDIFRMVHFSSYWRGGPVTNNALSGVDQALWDIAGKRAGMPVYEMLGGRVRAAADTYLHAGGTTVEATLEQARALLARGYRHVRLQVGSPGVGTYGAPPTPGEYPGTPHPGGWDVHRYLRDTPDLFAQARAALGPEPHLMHDVHSRLTVKQAVGLVRRLEEYRLFFLEDPIAPEFYDRLGEVRAAAPMPIAVGEQVASVADAARLVTGGGVDLLRLHISSIGGLSPARKLVALCELHGVGTAWHAPADVSPVGAAANVALDVTSAAFVVQEGHEYSPAVHEVFPGTLAPRNGFLFPSDAPGWGIDLDEAEAAKYPPVEHLHERWSAQVRHLDGGIVAP from the coding sequence GTGCCCCTCAATCCCATGCCGGAGACGCAGGCGCCCTGGCCCGGTCGTGACCGGCTGCGCATCACCGGCGTCCGGTCGATCGTCACCGCCCCGGAGGGCGTGCCGCTCGTCGTCGTCCGGGTCGACACCAACGACCCCGGCCTGTACGGGCTCGGCTGCGCGACGTTCACCCAGCGGTTCCACGCGGTCGCCGCCACCGTCGATCGTCATGTCGCGCCGTTGCTCGTCGGCCGCCATCCGGCCGACATCGAGGACATCTTCCGAATGGTCCACTTCTCGTCGTACTGGCGCGGCGGGCCGGTCACCAACAACGCCCTGTCCGGCGTCGACCAGGCGCTGTGGGACATCGCCGGCAAACGGGCCGGCATGCCCGTGTACGAGATGCTCGGCGGGCGGGTCCGAGCGGCGGCCGACACGTACCTGCACGCCGGCGGGACCACCGTCGAGGCCACCCTGGAGCAGGCCCGCGCCCTGCTCGCCCGGGGCTACCGGCACGTCCGGCTGCAGGTCGGCAGCCCCGGCGTCGGCACCTACGGCGCTCCGCCCACGCCCGGCGAGTACCCCGGAACACCGCATCCCGGCGGGTGGGACGTGCACCGCTACCTGCGCGACACTCCGGACCTGTTCGCGCAGGCCCGCGCGGCCCTCGGGCCCGAGCCGCACCTGATGCACGACGTCCATTCCCGGCTGACCGTCAAGCAGGCTGTCGGACTGGTCCGCCGGCTCGAGGAGTACCGGTTGTTCTTCCTGGAGGATCCGATCGCCCCGGAGTTCTACGACCGGCTTGGTGAGGTCCGCGCGGCCGCGCCCATGCCCATCGCCGTCGGCGAGCAGGTGGCGTCCGTGGCCGACGCGGCCCGGCTCGTGACGGGTGGCGGCGTCGATCTGCTGCGTCTGCACATCTCGTCGATCGGCGGCCTGAGCCCGGCGCGCAAGCTCGTCGCCCTGTGCGAACTCCACGGTGTCGGCACCGCCTGGCACGCGCCGGCCGACGTGTCCCCGGTCGGCGCGGCGGCGAACGTCGCGCTCGACGTGACAAGCGCGGCGTTCGTCGTCCAGGAGGGCCACGAGTACTCACCGGCCGTCCACGAGGTCTTTCCGGGCACGCTCGCACCCCGCAACGGCTTCCTCTTCCCGTCGGACGCGCCAGGGTGGGGCATCGACCTCGACGAGGCGGAGGCGGCCAAGTACCCGCCCGTGGAGCACCTCCACGAACGGTGGTCGGCCCAGGTACGGCACCTCGACGGCGGGATCGTGGCCCCATGA
- a CDS encoding acetylxylan esterase produces MALFDMPEDLLLSYRPAVAEPEDFDSFWTATLQDARAHQLNLTVTPVDNGLAVIDTFDVTFAGYDGNPVKAWLHLPVTRTGPLPAVVEYVGYGGGRGLPHERPLWAMAGYAHFIMDTRGQGSKGPKGDTPDPDLAGDPASAGFTTRGIASPETYYYRRVFTDAVRAIDAVRRLSTVDPSRVAVAGTSQGGGIATAAAGLASDLVAVMPDVPFLANFPRALTITDASPYAEITGYLKVHRDKREQVMRTLSYFDTVNHAKRASASALYSVGLMDQACPPSTVYASYNHYAGPKQIRVYPFNGHEGGGAFHEAEKLRFAAKPLSG; encoded by the coding sequence ATGGCACTGTTCGACATGCCCGAAGACCTTCTGCTCAGCTACCGTCCCGCGGTTGCGGAGCCGGAAGACTTCGACAGCTTCTGGACCGCGACGCTCCAGGACGCGCGCGCCCATCAGCTCAATCTCACCGTCACACCTGTCGACAACGGGCTAGCAGTGATCGACACCTTCGACGTCACCTTCGCCGGCTACGACGGCAACCCGGTCAAGGCATGGCTGCACCTGCCCGTTACCCGCACCGGTCCACTGCCCGCAGTGGTGGAGTACGTCGGATACGGCGGCGGTCGCGGCCTGCCGCATGAGAGACCTCTGTGGGCAATGGCCGGATATGCCCACTTCATCATGGACACCCGAGGCCAGGGCTCCAAGGGCCCCAAGGGGGACACACCCGATCCTGACCTCGCTGGTGACCCCGCGTCCGCGGGCTTCACCACCCGAGGTATCGCCAGTCCGGAGACCTACTACTATCGCCGGGTCTTCACCGACGCGGTCCGTGCCATCGATGCCGTACGACGGCTGTCCACCGTGGACCCGAGCAGAGTGGCCGTCGCCGGAACCAGCCAGGGCGGCGGAATCGCCACCGCCGCGGCCGGCCTCGCCTCAGATCTGGTGGCCGTCATGCCCGACGTGCCCTTCCTGGCCAACTTTCCCCGTGCGCTGACCATCACCGACGCCTCGCCGTACGCCGAAATCACCGGCTATCTCAAGGTCCACCGAGACAAACGGGAGCAGGTGATGCGAACGCTGTCGTACTTCGACACGGTCAACCACGCCAAGCGGGCCAGCGCCTCAGCGCTCTACTCCGTCGGGCTGATGGACCAGGCCTGCCCGCCCTCAACCGTGTACGCCTCGTACAACCACTACGCCGGACCGAAGCAGATCCGCGTCTACCCGTTCAACGGCCACGAAGGGGGTGGGGCTTTCCACGAGGCCGAAAAGCTGAGGTTCGCCGCCAAGCCGCTCAGCGGGTGA
- a CDS encoding sugar kinase, giving the protein MPDLVTLGEAMMVVRTTAVGPPRPGTAAQLSFAGAESTVAIGVRRLGHSARWIGRLGTDAFGDMILAALRAEGVGVDAVARDADRPTGLLVRHRRTADRAAVAYYRTGGAGAAVGPRDVPADALPAARVLHVTGITPALGEQPRAAVEAMVAAARQVRARITFDVNYRRRLWSASEARPVLRRLVAGSATVFAGAEEAALVLDRPGPVDAVQLARGLAELGPEEVVLKLGAAGALVLAGDDVARVPAVAVTAVDVVGAGDGFVAGYLSGLLDELPPAGRLARGAICGAFAVSTTGDWEGLPTRAELGLLTGADVVR; this is encoded by the coding sequence ATGCCTGATCTGGTCACGCTTGGCGAGGCCATGATGGTCGTGCGCACCACGGCCGTCGGCCCGCCGCGGCCCGGCACTGCGGCGCAGCTGTCGTTCGCCGGAGCGGAGTCGACGGTCGCGATCGGGGTCCGGCGGCTCGGCCACTCGGCGCGGTGGATCGGGCGTCTGGGTACGGACGCCTTCGGTGACATGATCCTGGCCGCGCTGCGCGCCGAAGGCGTTGGCGTCGACGCGGTCGCTCGCGACGCGGACCGGCCCACCGGTCTGCTGGTCCGTCATCGGCGTACCGCGGACCGGGCGGCTGTGGCCTACTACCGCACGGGCGGTGCCGGGGCGGCTGTGGGGCCGCGCGACGTTCCCGCCGACGCGCTGCCGGCGGCACGCGTGCTGCACGTGACCGGAATTACCCCGGCGCTCGGGGAACAACCACGCGCCGCGGTCGAGGCCATGGTGGCGGCGGCCCGCCAGGTGCGCGCCCGGATCACCTTCGACGTCAACTACAGGCGTCGCCTGTGGTCCGCGTCCGAGGCCCGGCCGGTGCTGCGTCGACTGGTTGCGGGATCCGCGACCGTGTTCGCCGGGGCCGAGGAGGCCGCTCTCGTGCTCGATCGGCCGGGGCCGGTGGACGCGGTCCAGCTGGCCCGCGGTCTGGCCGAGCTCGGCCCTGAGGAGGTCGTGCTGAAGCTCGGGGCGGCGGGTGCCCTCGTGCTGGCCGGCGATGACGTCGCACGGGTGCCGGCCGTTGCGGTGACGGCCGTGGACGTCGTCGGGGCGGGCGACGGATTCGTCGCGGGCTACCTGTCGGGTCTGCTGGACGAGCTGCCTCCGGCGGGCCGGTTGGCCCGCGGCGCCATCTGCGGGGCGTTCGCGGTGTCCACCACGGGGGACTGGGAGGGTCTGCCGACACGCGCGGAGCTCGGCCTGCTCACCGGCGCGGATGTGGTGCGGTGA